The following proteins are co-located in the Hevea brasiliensis isolate MT/VB/25A 57/8 chromosome 11, ASM3005281v1, whole genome shotgun sequence genome:
- the LOC110669033 gene encoding DNA replication licensing factor MCM6, translated as MDASGGFFVDVKAVRVESIFLDFLKSFRLDGHNNVGEAYYEAEIEAMRANESTTMFIDFSHVMRFNDLLQKAIADEYLRVEPYLKNACKRFVMELKPTFISDDNPNKDINVAFFNIPFSKRLRELTTAEIGKLVSVSGVVTRTSEVRPELLQGTFRCLECGGVIKNVEQQFKYTEPTICVNATCNNRTKWALLRQESKFADWQRVRMQETSKEIPAGSLPRSLDVILRHDIVEQARAGDTVIFTGTVVVIPDILALASPGERAECRREAPQRKNSAVGQEGVRGLRALGVRDLSYRLAFIANSVQVCDGRRDTDVRNRKKDVDEDDNQQFSAEELDEIQRMRNTPDFFNKLVDSITPTVFGHQDIKRAILLMLLGGVHKFTHEGINLRGDINVCIVGDPSCAKSQFLKYTSGIVPRSVYTSGKSSSAAGLTATVAKEPETGEFCIEAGALMLADNGICCIDEFDKMDIKDQVAIHEAMEQQTISITKAGIQATLNARTSILAAANPAGGRYDKSKPLKYNVALPPAILSRFDLVYVMIDDPDDQVDYHIAHHIVRVHQKHEEALAPAFTTAQLKRYIAYAKTFKPKLNSEARKLLVDSYVALRKGDTTPGSRVAYRMTVRQLEALIRLSEAIARSHLENQVQPRHVRLAVRLLKTSIISVESSEIDLSEFQEGNRDDNDGGDDGNDGTGQGDALPNNADSVPVSGNTGVGSASQQGKKLVISEEYFQRVTQALVMRLRQHEEAVMRDGTGLAGMRQGELIRWYVEQQNQKNSYSSVEEAKNEATKIKAILESLIRREGFLIVVDDGRQTEAVGEGARQALSRDDRILAVAPNYVVE; from the exons ATGGATGCGTCTGGTGGATTCTTCGTTGACGTGAAGGCTGTTCGAGTGGAGAGCATTTTCCTCGACTTTCTCAAAAG ctttAGATTGGATGGGCATAATAATGTGGGAGAAGCCTACTATGAGGCTGAAATTGAAGCCATGAGAGCTAACGAATCAACTACCATGTTCATCGATTTCTCTCACGTTATGCGTTTCAATGATCTTCTCCAGAAAGCCATCGCTGATGAGTACTTGAg AGTCGAGCCCTACTTGAAGAACGCGTGCAAGAGGTTTGTGATGGAGCTGAAGCCTACATTCATATCTGATGATAACCCTAACAAGGATATCAATGTGGCCTTCTTCAATATCCCTTTCTCTAAGCG GTTAAGAGAGCTAACTACTGCAGAAATTGGCAAACTGGTATCAGTGAGTGGAGTTGTTACCCGCACGAGTGAGGTGAGGCCTGAGCTTCTGCAAGGAACTTTTAGGTGCTTAGAATGTGGTGGCGTCATTAAGAATGTTGAACAGCAGTTCAAATACACTGAG CCCACTATCTGTGTGAATGCGACATGCAATAACAGAACAAAATGGGCATTACTCAGACAAGAGAGCAAATTTGCTGATTGGCAGAGGGTTAGAATGCAGGAAACTTCCAAAGAGATTCCTGCTGGCTCTCTTCCCAGATCTTTGGATGTTATTCTTCGCCATGATATTGTTGAACAGGCCAGAGCTGGTGACAC GGTCATTTTCACAGGTACTGTGGTTGTAATACCAGACATATTAGCACTAGCATCCCCGGGAGAGAGAGCAGAATGCCGGCGAGAAGCTCCTCAGCGCAAGAACTCTGCTGTTGGACAAGAAGGTGTGAGAGGTCTGCGGGCCTTGGGAGTGAGAGACCTCTCCTATAGACtagcatttattgccaattcagTGCAG GTTTGTGATGGTAGAAGGGATACCGACGTCAGGAATCGAAAAAAGGATGTTGATGAAGATGACAACCAGCAGTTCAGT GCAGAGGAGCTAGATGAAATTCAGAGAATGAGAAACACTCCCGATTTCTTCAACAAGCTGGTTGATAGTATTACTCCAACTGTGTTTGGTCACCAAGATATCAAGCGAGCAATCCTTCTTATGCTTTTGGGTGGTGTCCACAAGTTCACTCATGAGGGCATTAATCTTAGAGGGGACATCAACGTCTGTATAGTTGGAGATCCCAGCTGTGCAAAGTCTCAGTTTCTCAA GTATACTTCAGGTATAGTACCTAGATCTGTCTATACATCTGGCAAGTCCTCATCTGCTGCTGGCTTGACTGCAACAGTTGCCAAAGAACCAGAAACTGGGGAATTTTGTATTGAG GCTGGTGCACTGATGCTTGCTGACAATGGCATTTGTTGCATTGACGAATTTGACAAGATGGACATCAAAGACCAG GTTGCAATTCATGAAGCCATGGAACAGCAGACAATAAGCATCACGAAAGCAGGGATACAAGCAACACTTAATGCTCGAACATCAATCTTAGCTGCAGCCAACCCTGCAGGAGGACGATATGATAAGTCTAAACCACTTAAG TATAATGTGGCACTTCCTCCAGCAATTCTTTCAAGGTTTGATCTAGTATATGTGATGATTGATGATCCAGATGATCAAGTTGATTACCACATTGCACATCACATTGTAAGAGTTCATCAAAAACATGAAGAAGCACTTGCGCCTGCATTCACAACTGCTCAGCTAAAGCGTTACATAGCATATGCAAAAACTTTTAAACCAAAG CTTAATTCTGAAGCTAGAAAACTGTTAGTGGACTCATATGTTGCCCTACGGAAAGGTGATACAACTCCTGGTAGTAGAGTTGCTTATCGCATGACAGTTAGACAGCTGGAGGCATTGATTAGGTTGTCTGAAGCCATTGCTCGAAGTCATTTGGAAAATCAG GTGCAACCACGCCATGTTCGTTTAGCTGTGAGATTGCTGAAAACATCCATTATAAG TGTGGAGTCCAGTGAGATTGATCTATCTGAATTTCAAGAAGGAAATCGTGATGATAATGATGGTGGTGATGATGGAAACGATGGTACTGGTCAAGGTGATGCTCTACCAAATAATGCTGATTCTGTTCCAGTTTCTGGAAATACAG GAGTGGGTTCAGCAAGCCAACAAGGAAAAAAACTTGTGATCAGCGAAGAATACTTTCAGAGGGTTACGCAAGCCCTGGTCATGCGCCTTAGACAGCATGAGGAAGCTGTAATGCGAGATG GGACTGGGCTGGCTGGAATGAGGCAGGGGGAGCTGATCAGATGGTATGTGGAACAGCAGAATCAGAAAAACAGCTACAGTTCTGTAGAGGAAGCAAAGAATGAAGCCACTAAAATCAAAGCTATTTTAGAG AGTTTGATAAGGAGGGAAGGCTTCTTGATAGTTGTAGATGATGGCAGGCAGACAGAAGCAGTTGGGGAAGGTGCAAGGCAGGCATTATCTAGAGACGACAGGATATTAGCGGTGGCTCCAAATTATGTTGTAGAATGA